The Allocatelliglobosispora scoriae genome contains a region encoding:
- a CDS encoding DinB family protein, with the protein MAAPEVTRADLPFHGAERLQLDAWLDFHRDTLLMKCAGLTAAQLRTRSVEPSTLSLLGLVRHMADTERYWFRRQFAAAPLGSLYWTDDGDFLGVDTADPDADFAAYAAEVRAARETTAGRSLDETFTSTRGVTIDLRWVYLHMIEEYARHNGHADLLRERIDGATGV; encoded by the coding sequence ATGGCCGCTCCCGAGGTGACCCGTGCCGACCTGCCCTTCCATGGCGCAGAACGACTCCAGCTCGACGCGTGGCTCGATTTCCACCGCGACACCCTGCTGATGAAGTGCGCCGGTCTCACCGCGGCGCAGCTGCGGACGCGTTCGGTCGAGCCGTCCACCCTCAGCCTGCTGGGCCTGGTCCGGCACATGGCCGACACGGAGCGCTACTGGTTCCGCCGCCAGTTCGCCGCGGCCCCCCTCGGCTCCCTCTACTGGACCGACGACGGCGACTTCCTCGGGGTCGACACCGCCGACCCGGACGCGGATTTCGCCGCCTACGCCGCGGAGGTGCGGGCCGCCCGCGAGACCACGGCGGGCCGGTCGCTGGACGAGACGTTCACCAGCACCCGCGGCGTCACCATCGACCTGCGCTGGGTCTACCTGCACATGATCGAGGAGTACGCCCGGCACAACGGCCACGCCGACCTCCTGCGCGAGCGCATCGACGGCGCCACCGGCGTGTGA
- a CDS encoding dihydrofolate reductase family protein — translation MRSVTYSMTMSLDGYIVGPDGTFNWMAPDQEIFDLATDEVRGAGVHLLGRRLYESMLYWETVDQSPSLDFSTLDFAAIWKALPKVVFSTTLSAVQGNARLASGGLAEEIERLRADPAQSDIAIGGATLAAEAAALGLIDEYRIRVVPVLVGGGTPFFARDEHRVDLDLVESRTLASKVVYLRYRVVR, via the coding sequence ATGCGCAGTGTGACCTACTCGATGACCATGTCGCTGGACGGCTACATCGTCGGGCCGGACGGCACCTTCAACTGGATGGCGCCCGACCAGGAGATCTTCGACCTCGCCACCGACGAGGTGCGCGGGGCGGGCGTCCATCTGCTGGGCCGGCGGCTCTACGAGTCCATGCTGTACTGGGAGACAGTCGACCAGAGCCCGTCGCTCGACTTCTCGACCCTCGACTTCGCCGCCATCTGGAAGGCGCTGCCGAAGGTGGTGTTCTCCACCACGCTGTCGGCGGTGCAGGGCAACGCCCGCCTCGCCTCCGGCGGTCTGGCGGAGGAGATCGAGCGGCTGCGAGCCGACCCGGCGCAGAGCGATATCGCGATCGGCGGGGCGACCCTCGCCGCCGAGGCGGCCGCGCTGGGCCTGATCGACGAGTACCGGATCAGGGTCGTCCCGGTGCTGGTCGGGGGCGGCACGCCGTTCTTCGCCCGCGATGAGCACCGGGTGGACCTCGACCTCGTCGAGTCCCGCACCCTGGCTTCGAAGGTGGTCTACCTCCGCTACCGAGTGGTCCGATGA
- a CDS encoding glycoside hydrolase family protein: MDDTTWHGPGKHERPRGRRAWWLVALLVIAVLAGATVLTTRLLTDRPSPTALPAPVDAPTADGTPSGPPPTAAGSATQAPSASAVPRSSASASASAKASPPAPRPPGRATPKKGVSVWDFPGIGQALADVRASWYYNWSSGPSRNAGSSAKFVPMIWGPKSVTDSELARAKANGSVLLGFNEPDFASQSNMTVEKALELWPRLQATGMRLGSPAVAVGGDRAGGWLDRFISGARSKGLRVDFITLHWYGSDFSDAAAGQLKGYLQAVYNRYRLPIWVTEYALIRWGGGGAAFPSDAQQASFATKSTAMMESLSYVERYAWFALPTPTEGGQGTGLYRNGTTPTAAGRAYRAAG, encoded by the coding sequence GTGGACGACACGACGTGGCACGGACCCGGCAAGCACGAGCGGCCCCGCGGCCGTCGGGCCTGGTGGCTCGTAGCGCTGCTGGTCATCGCGGTCCTGGCCGGAGCGACGGTCCTCACGACGCGGCTGCTCACCGACCGGCCGTCGCCGACCGCGCTGCCGGCGCCGGTCGACGCGCCCACCGCCGACGGCACCCCGTCCGGTCCGCCGCCCACCGCCGCGGGCTCGGCGACGCAGGCACCGAGCGCCAGCGCCGTCCCCCGGTCGTCGGCGTCGGCGTCGGCGTCGGCCAAGGCGAGCCCGCCCGCGCCGCGGCCGCCGGGCAGGGCCACGCCGAAGAAGGGCGTAAGCGTCTGGGACTTCCCGGGCATCGGCCAGGCCCTCGCCGACGTCCGCGCGTCGTGGTATTACAACTGGTCGTCGGGTCCGTCGCGCAACGCCGGCAGCTCGGCGAAGTTCGTGCCGATGATCTGGGGCCCGAAGTCGGTCACCGACAGCGAGCTCGCCCGGGCGAAGGCGAACGGGTCGGTGCTGCTCGGCTTCAACGAGCCCGACTTCGCCAGCCAGTCCAACATGACCGTGGAGAAGGCGCTGGAGCTGTGGCCCCGGCTGCAGGCGACCGGCATGCGCCTGGGCAGCCCGGCGGTCGCCGTCGGCGGGGACCGGGCGGGCGGCTGGCTGGACCGCTTCATCAGCGGCGCCCGCAGCAAGGGGCTGCGCGTCGACTTCATCACCCTGCACTGGTACGGGTCGGACTTCAGCGACGCCGCAGCCGGGCAGCTCAAGGGCTACCTCCAGGCCGTCTACAACCGGTACCGCCTGCCGATCTGGGTCACCGAGTACGCCCTGATCAGGTGGGGCGGCGGCGGGGCGGCGTTCCCCAGCGACGCGCAGCAGGCGTCCTTCGCGACGAAGTCCACGGCGATGATGGAGAGCCTGTCGTATGTGGAGCGGTACGCGTGGTTCGCCCTGCCCACGCCGACCGAGGGCGGCCAGGGGACGGGGCTCTACCGCAACGGCACCACGCCGACGGCGGCGGGGAGGGCCTACCGCGCAGCCGGTTAG
- a CDS encoding sulfatase-like hydrolase/transferase, which yields MQRALRRARRVLAVLAVTAAGFVASPSATAARPQPPNVLMIVLDDARIDTMPVLAKTRDWVAKDGTCFPEAVATTPSCGPSRATLLSGRYPHNHGVLRQDAIGAYDHGRTLQHELSAAGYQTAAVGKLFNTWPISKRPPGFDHWALQTGGYADALFNVDGHGTRAPYATRFVADQVSRYIDGFAKDSSRPWFIWAGFTAPHSPYTPEPRYAHRDFPWGGNPAVAETDRGDKPDYVHKYSVSAKEGKATRTAQLRTLLSADDAIDELHDHLADRGLLDDTLVVFLSDNGKVWGEHGLGSKFTPYQPSYRVPLCLSWPGHVAARTDNRLAATLDVTPTVLDATGIRPGYTVDGHSLLGSRRRAEILLEYWKDSANGSYPTWSSTYRPGQDQYTEYVDGRGRRTGREFYDLARDPWQLTNLLGDRDAGNDPATGTRADELAAARRCAGEQCA from the coding sequence ATGCAGCGTGCTCTTCGACGTGCCCGACGGGTCCTGGCGGTGCTGGCCGTGACGGCGGCCGGCTTCGTCGCGTCGCCCTCCGCCACCGCGGCCCGGCCGCAGCCGCCCAACGTACTCATGATCGTGCTCGACGACGCCCGCATCGACACGATGCCGGTGCTCGCCAAGACCCGCGACTGGGTGGCGAAGGACGGCACCTGCTTCCCCGAGGCCGTCGCCACGACACCGAGCTGCGGGCCGAGCCGGGCGACGCTGCTCAGCGGGCGGTACCCGCACAACCACGGGGTGCTGCGGCAGGACGCGATCGGCGCCTACGACCACGGGCGCACGCTCCAGCACGAGCTGAGCGCCGCCGGCTACCAGACCGCCGCCGTGGGCAAGCTCTTCAACACCTGGCCGATCAGCAAGCGCCCGCCCGGCTTCGACCATTGGGCGCTGCAGACCGGCGGGTACGCCGACGCGCTGTTCAACGTCGACGGCCACGGCACCCGCGCGCCCTACGCGACCCGTTTCGTCGCCGACCAGGTCAGCCGCTACATCGACGGGTTCGCCAAGGACAGCTCCCGCCCCTGGTTCATCTGGGCTGGGTTCACCGCGCCGCACTCCCCCTACACACCGGAACCCCGCTACGCCCACCGCGACTTCCCCTGGGGCGGCAACCCGGCCGTCGCCGAGACCGATCGCGGCGACAAGCCCGACTACGTGCACAAATACAGCGTCTCGGCGAAGGAGGGCAAGGCGACCCGCACCGCGCAGCTGCGCACGCTGCTCTCCGCCGACGACGCGATCGACGAACTCCACGACCACCTCGCCGACCGCGGGCTGCTCGACGACACCCTCGTCGTCTTCCTCTCCGACAACGGCAAGGTCTGGGGCGAGCACGGCCTGGGCTCCAAGTTCACGCCCTACCAGCCGTCCTACCGGGTACCGCTGTGCCTGTCCTGGCCGGGACACGTCGCCGCCCGCACCGACAACCGGCTCGCCGCCACCCTCGACGTCACACCGACGGTCCTCGACGCCACCGGGATCCGCCCCGGCTACACCGTCGACGGGCACAGCCTGCTCGGCTCGCGGCGGCGCGCGGAGATCCTGCTCGAATACTGGAAGGACTCCGCCAACGGGTCCTACCCGACCTGGTCGTCGACCTACCGACCCGGCCAGGATCAGTACACGGAGTACGTCGACGGGCGCGGTCGGCGTACCGGCCGCGAATTCTATGACCTCGCCCGCGACCCCTGGCAGCTCACCAACCTGCTCGGGGACCGCGACGCCGGCAACGACCCGGCGACCGGGACGCGCGCCGACGAGCTCGCGGCCGCGCGGCGCTGCGCCGGGGAGCAGTGCGCGTAG
- a CDS encoding fibronectin type III domain-containing protein, with the protein MRMSSPRHVAVTAAIVLGVAGALTGAPAHALRPVPDAVSTPLLTAVQRDLGLSAPAAKARLAQEVRAQQVLDRLRVDPAQTWFDAATGTLAIAVTDDAGADRARAAGAQPVRVNRGLGALTAIAEQVRTLRAPSGVTGWGPDARSDTVVISVNRHDAATDAFLARARAISPAVTVVDGAQTPVQHGGDVRGGDSWKPGTESQCTIGFPVTSNNGANRHFLSAGHCTNDVNQAAYGKDGTRIGTSNVGGNRSINALEGDFGLIDVTESAWTLTPVVTAWGSQADVRLTGSKDAVVGTAVCHSGATSHWRCGSVTKVNQTVNYGSFSVGGLTYASACGQGGDSGGSWVSPSDSKAVGLHEGGYGDSCGQQEAWFQPVNEALAKWSLTLVTDAPPTGDTQAPTVPANLRSTGTTASSVSLAWDASTDNVGVTAYDIYQGSSVVASGASTSATVSGLAASTSYTFTVKARDAAGNTSAASGAVTATTQPGGGGDTQAPTVPGNLRSTGTTASSVSLAWNASTDNVGVTAYDIYQGSSVVASGASTSATVSGLAASTSYTFTVKARDAAGNVSAASGAVTATTLPGGGGRVFSTSAVVFIPDPGTVDSPLTSTATGSAASTVSLTVSASHWCGQEVGLVLVAPNGSTYPVKASGGSGCTNYTGGTYTVTGVSSPAAGVWKLRATDVRSWNFGSLSGWSITL; encoded by the coding sequence ATGAGAATGTCCAGCCCCCGGCATGTCGCGGTCACCGCCGCGATCGTCCTCGGTGTCGCGGGTGCTCTGACCGGAGCACCCGCACACGCGTTACGCCCCGTCCCCGACGCCGTCTCCACCCCGCTGCTCACCGCCGTGCAGCGCGACCTCGGGCTCTCCGCCCCGGCCGCGAAAGCCCGGCTCGCACAGGAGGTCCGGGCCCAGCAGGTCCTGGACCGGCTGCGCGTCGACCCCGCGCAGACCTGGTTCGACGCCGCGACCGGCACGCTCGCCATCGCGGTCACCGACGACGCCGGAGCCGACCGGGCCCGCGCCGCCGGCGCCCAGCCGGTCCGGGTGAACCGCGGCCTGGGCGCGCTCACCGCCATCGCCGAGCAGGTCCGCACGCTGCGTGCGCCGAGCGGCGTCACCGGCTGGGGTCCGGACGCGCGGAGCGACACCGTCGTCATCAGCGTCAACCGGCACGACGCCGCCACCGACGCGTTCCTCGCCAGGGCTCGCGCGATCAGCCCCGCCGTCACCGTCGTCGACGGCGCGCAGACACCCGTGCAGCACGGCGGCGACGTGCGCGGCGGCGACTCCTGGAAGCCCGGCACCGAGAGCCAGTGCACCATCGGCTTCCCCGTGACCAGCAACAACGGCGCCAACCGCCACTTCCTGTCCGCCGGACACTGCACCAACGACGTCAACCAGGCCGCCTACGGCAAGGACGGCACCCGCATCGGCACCTCCAACGTCGGCGGCAACCGCTCGATCAACGCCCTCGAGGGCGACTTCGGACTCATCGACGTCACCGAGTCCGCGTGGACCCTCACCCCGGTCGTCACGGCCTGGGGCTCGCAAGCCGACGTGCGGCTCACCGGTTCCAAGGACGCAGTCGTGGGTACGGCGGTGTGCCACTCCGGTGCCACCAGCCACTGGCGGTGCGGCTCCGTGACGAAGGTCAACCAGACCGTCAACTACGGCAGCTTCAGCGTCGGCGGCCTCACCTACGCCAGCGCCTGCGGCCAGGGCGGCGACTCCGGCGGCTCCTGGGTCTCCCCCAGCGACAGCAAGGCGGTCGGCCTGCACGAGGGCGGCTACGGCGACTCGTGCGGCCAGCAGGAGGCCTGGTTCCAGCCGGTCAACGAGGCGCTCGCCAAGTGGAGCCTGACGCTGGTCACCGACGCACCGCCGACCGGCGACACGCAGGCGCCGACCGTGCCTGCCAACCTCCGCTCGACCGGCACGACGGCGAGCAGCGTCTCGCTCGCCTGGGACGCGTCGACGGACAACGTCGGCGTCACCGCGTACGACATCTACCAGGGCTCCTCCGTCGTCGCCTCCGGCGCCTCGACCTCGGCGACCGTGAGCGGGCTCGCCGCGAGCACGTCCTACACGTTCACGGTGAAGGCACGCGACGCCGCCGGGAACACCTCGGCCGCATCCGGTGCCGTCACCGCGACGACCCAGCCGGGCGGGGGCGGCGACACGCAAGCGCCGACCGTGCCGGGGAACCTCCGGTCCACCGGCACGACGGCGAGCAGCGTCTCGCTCGCCTGGAACGCCTCCACGGACAACGTCGGCGTCACCGCGTACGACATCTACCAGGGCTCCTCCGTCGTCGCCTCCGGCGCCTCGACCTCGGCGACCGTGAGCGGGCTCGCCGCGAGCACGTCCTACACGTTCACGGTGAAGGCACGCGACGCGGCTGGCAACGTCTCCGCCGCATCGGGTGCCGTGACCGCGACGACGCTGCCCGGTGGTGGCGGGCGGGTCTTCAGCACGTCGGCGGTCGTCTTCATCCCGGACCCGGGGACAGTCGACTCTCCCCTGACCTCCACCGCCACCGGTTCCGCTGCTTCGACGGTGAGCCTGACCGTCTCCGCTTCGCACTGGTGCGGGCAGGAGGTGGGGCTGGTCCTGGTCGCGCCGAACGGGTCGACCTACCCGGTGAAGGCGTCCGGCGGGAGCGGGTGCACCAACTACACCGGCGGGACCTACACGGTGACCGGGGTGTCGTCTCCCGCCGCCGGGGTATGGAAGCTGCGGGCCACGGATGTGCGCTCGTGGAACTTCGGCAGCCTGAGCGGCTGGTCCATCACGCTGTAG
- a CDS encoding SMI1/KNR4 family protein, whose protein sequence is MTSLSSRYLAGDREEVWTEIRLMGEVRIHHAHDVRSVATETMRRFGRHVDRLADAYAEAGLVSTIPIRTPATDEDRQELARLESEIGPLPAALRACMTEVGGVWLAGDCAKLGLFYDEREPQPAAPVHPDPLVLPDARWLRYEWTEFCDDDERDPDEAFWFAFAPDEHHKANISGSTQLIALPQPVGDPVLEGVRQLRGRDVSLVEYLRLSVAWAGCAGWSLAPESMPAALEPLRVSPDF, encoded by the coding sequence ATGACATCGCTGAGCAGCCGCTATCTCGCCGGTGACCGAGAAGAGGTCTGGACCGAGATCCGGCTCATGGGCGAGGTCCGGATTCACCACGCCCACGATGTCCGCTCGGTGGCGACCGAGACGATGCGCAGGTTCGGCCGCCATGTCGACCGGCTCGCGGACGCGTACGCCGAGGCAGGGCTGGTGAGCACCATCCCGATCCGGACTCCGGCCACCGACGAGGACCGCCAGGAGTTGGCGCGGCTGGAATCCGAGATAGGACCGCTGCCGGCAGCGTTGCGCGCCTGCATGACCGAGGTCGGCGGAGTCTGGTTGGCGGGAGACTGCGCGAAATTAGGCCTGTTCTACGACGAGCGCGAGCCGCAGCCTGCCGCACCGGTCCACCCGGATCCGCTGGTGCTTCCCGATGCGCGGTGGCTGCGCTACGAGTGGACCGAGTTCTGCGACGACGACGAACGCGATCCGGATGAGGCGTTCTGGTTCGCGTTCGCGCCCGATGAGCACCACAAGGCCAACATCAGTGGTTCGACGCAGCTCATTGCGCTCCCGCAGCCCGTCGGGGACCCGGTCCTGGAGGGGGTTCGTCAGCTCCGCGGTCGCGACGTGAGCCTCGTCGAGTACCTGCGCCTGTCGGTGGCGTGGGCGGGTTGCGCCGGCTGGTCGCTGGCGCCGGAGAGTATGCCTGCTGCGCTGGAGCCGTTGCGCGTGAGCCCTGATTTCTAA
- the glsA gene encoding glutaminase A yields the protein MQEILEAVHAAARPWIGAGAPAPGIPALARVDGASFGVALATVDGAVLGAGDWCVPFSAQSITKAFSLALVLSQDGTAAWGRVGHRPSSHRYNALSELEAEFGIPRNPFLNAGALAVVDRLLEITGGDACASVLSLLRTEAGNATIGVDERVVADELIHSDRNVAIAHLMAAFGTLRHPISVVMEHYVSQCGIAASCRDLALAGLFLARGGLRADGSRLLAGTDVRRLHATLLTCGMYGASAEIAHRIGLPAKSGVGGGVLAVVPGRGVLCAWSPGLDAAGNSIAAVAALEQFTSITGWSIF from the coding sequence GTGCAGGAGATCCTCGAAGCCGTCCATGCGGCTGCGCGACCGTGGATCGGCGCGGGCGCACCCGCACCGGGCATCCCGGCACTGGCCCGGGTCGACGGCGCGTCGTTCGGGGTGGCGCTCGCCACCGTCGACGGCGCGGTGCTCGGTGCCGGCGACTGGTGCGTACCGTTCAGCGCGCAGAGCATCACGAAGGCGTTCTCGCTGGCCCTGGTCCTGTCGCAGGACGGCACCGCGGCGTGGGGGCGGGTCGGGCACCGGCCGTCGAGCCACCGATACAACGCGCTGTCCGAACTGGAGGCCGAGTTCGGGATCCCGCGCAACCCGTTCCTCAACGCAGGCGCCCTCGCCGTCGTCGACCGGCTGCTGGAGATCACCGGCGGTGACGCGTGCGCGAGCGTGCTGTCGCTGCTGCGTACCGAGGCCGGGAACGCCACGATCGGCGTCGACGAGCGGGTCGTCGCGGACGAGCTGATCCACAGCGACCGCAATGTGGCGATCGCGCACCTGATGGCCGCGTTCGGCACGCTGCGGCACCCGATCTCGGTGGTGATGGAGCACTACGTGAGCCAGTGCGGGATCGCGGCCAGCTGCCGGGACCTGGCGCTCGCCGGGCTCTTCCTGGCCCGGGGTGGCCTGCGCGCCGACGGCAGCCGGCTGCTCGCGGGGACCGACGTGCGGCGGCTGCACGCGACGCTGCTCACCTGCGGGATGTACGGCGCCAGCGCGGAGATCGCCCACCGGATCGGCCTGCCGGCGAAGAGCGGGGTGGGCGGGGGAGTGCTGGCGGTGGTACCCGGGCGCGGGGTGCTGTGCGCGTGGTCGCCGGGGCTGGACGCGGCGGGCAACTCGATCGCTGCGGTGGCGGCGCTGGAGCAGTTCACGTCGATCACGGGCTGGTCCATCTTCTGA
- a CDS encoding helix-turn-helix transcriptional regulator: protein MVRISRLALVEQVQRELAASGRVTLAGPAGIGRSTLLADVVAALPGRVRHLRPAPTDCAVPGAALAALSESCALPVAATGNAEDSLRLRLSVRDLVREAEVLAIDDAHLLDELSADVLAAAVHHTGVRVITTVRSPAAERITGARPFAVPPFDTDQVAVLLEAHGLAYRLAGRVHAASGGIPRLALELGQAVAVPQAALELLAPLDHDAHVTLLLAALAQRPTLRLLRRAGRGGADEHIAAAVAAGLVSITDDDQVVIRAGAVASALVASATAGERARCHGALAAATEDPTARLWHFASMRHTPDAELAGRLAAAAAGSRDRGLPVRAAELALRAVDLAPVTSPDGTVSGWLAGAAVDAAAGGRADLCNRALSLLESSGAARADIVRARIAAVDAAGQALDGLDELLARALVEATGLPELLAAVHLRLALRANLAEGSPDRASAHARHAAQQARRAGDSTAQAQALTMLARMQRILGDPSAESTLAEALALSPEPPVVDLRDSPHYLAVRHAVFDDRLDDARSALLELLPVAEVCGLAEDMVDMLRSLAEVEVRTGRCGAAMVHAARALGICEGAGMSPGPGWFTAAVVELAGGSLSKADGYAHRAVRASAEERDQVYLARALHVTGLIRLVGRDAVGAVEVLRRVRTLEIAQHVVDPSQLRWHGDLAEALVAIGELPEAYRTMVEARQVAARLGRRGVLAALDRAEGLYRSAAGDGAHAVALLHRADEHFALLGMPLERGRALLALSVAQRRRRHRSAAREAQQQAVAVFTEIGAANWAELARATFDGEAGPAVGELGLTDAESRVVELVGRGASNREIAAALFLSVKTVEAMLTRIYRRLGVRSRTQLVTLLRGAG, encoded by the coding sequence ATGGTCCGGATCAGCAGATTGGCCCTCGTCGAGCAGGTCCAGCGGGAGCTGGCCGCGTCCGGCCGCGTCACCCTGGCCGGTCCCGCCGGCATCGGCCGGTCGACGCTCCTCGCGGACGTGGTCGCTGCGCTTCCCGGGCGGGTCCGGCATCTCCGCCCCGCCCCCACCGACTGCGCCGTTCCCGGTGCCGCGCTGGCGGCGCTCAGTGAATCCTGTGCGTTGCCCGTCGCAGCGACGGGCAACGCAGAAGACTCACTGCGGCTACGGCTGTCGGTGCGGGACCTGGTGCGGGAAGCGGAGGTGCTCGCGATCGACGACGCGCATCTGCTCGACGAGCTCAGCGCCGATGTGCTCGCCGCCGCCGTGCACCACACCGGGGTGCGGGTGATCACGACCGTGCGCAGCCCGGCCGCCGAGCGCATCACCGGCGCGCGGCCGTTCGCGGTGCCGCCGTTCGACACCGACCAGGTGGCGGTGCTGCTGGAGGCGCACGGGTTGGCGTACCGGCTGGCGGGTCGGGTGCACGCGGCCAGCGGCGGCATCCCGAGGCTGGCGCTGGAGCTCGGCCAGGCCGTCGCGGTTCCGCAGGCCGCCCTGGAGCTGCTGGCACCGCTGGACCATGACGCCCACGTGACGCTGCTGCTCGCGGCGCTCGCCCAGCGGCCGACGCTGAGGCTGCTGCGGCGGGCCGGGCGCGGCGGCGCCGACGAGCACATCGCGGCGGCGGTCGCGGCTGGGCTCGTCTCGATCACCGACGACGACCAGGTGGTGATCCGGGCCGGTGCGGTGGCATCCGCCCTGGTCGCCAGCGCCACGGCCGGCGAGCGCGCCCGGTGCCACGGGGCACTCGCGGCGGCGACCGAGGACCCGACTGCCCGGCTGTGGCACTTCGCGTCGATGCGCCACACCCCCGACGCCGAGCTTGCCGGCCGGCTCGCCGCGGCAGCGGCCGGGAGCCGCGATCGCGGCCTGCCGGTCCGGGCCGCTGAGCTGGCGCTACGTGCCGTGGACCTGGCCCCGGTGACGTCGCCGGACGGCACGGTGAGCGGCTGGCTCGCCGGTGCCGCGGTCGATGCCGCCGCCGGTGGACGGGCCGACCTGTGCAACCGGGCGCTGAGTCTGCTGGAGTCCTCCGGCGCCGCCCGCGCCGACATCGTGCGGGCCCGCATCGCCGCCGTCGACGCGGCCGGGCAGGCCCTCGACGGGCTCGACGAGCTGCTGGCGCGGGCCCTGGTCGAGGCGACCGGGTTGCCGGAGCTGCTCGCCGCCGTGCACCTGCGGCTCGCGCTGCGCGCCAACCTCGCCGAGGGCTCGCCGGACCGGGCCAGCGCCCACGCCCGCCACGCCGCGCAGCAGGCCAGACGCGCCGGGGACAGCACGGCGCAGGCGCAGGCGTTGACGATGCTCGCCCGGATGCAGCGGATCCTCGGCGACCCGTCGGCCGAGTCCACCCTCGCCGAGGCGCTCGCGCTGAGCCCGGAGCCGCCCGTGGTGGACCTGCGCGACTCGCCGCACTACCTCGCCGTCCGGCACGCCGTCTTCGACGACCGGCTCGACGACGCCCGGTCGGCGCTGCTGGAGCTGCTGCCGGTCGCCGAGGTCTGCGGTCTCGCCGAGGACATGGTGGACATGCTGCGCAGCCTCGCCGAGGTCGAGGTCCGCACCGGGCGCTGCGGCGCCGCGATGGTCCACGCCGCGCGGGCCCTGGGCATCTGCGAGGGCGCGGGCATGTCGCCCGGTCCCGGCTGGTTCACCGCGGCGGTCGTCGAGCTCGCCGGCGGGTCGCTCTCCAAAGCCGACGGGTACGCCCACCGCGCCGTGCGTGCCTCCGCCGAGGAGCGCGACCAGGTCTACCTCGCCCGGGCGCTGCACGTCACGGGGCTGATCCGGCTCGTCGGGCGGGATGCCGTCGGTGCCGTGGAGGTGCTGCGGAGGGTCCGGACACTGGAGATCGCCCAGCACGTCGTGGACCCGTCGCAGCTGCGCTGGCACGGCGACCTGGCCGAGGCGCTGGTGGCGATCGGGGAGCTGCCGGAGGCGTACCGGACGATGGTGGAAGCGCGACAGGTCGCGGCCCGGCTGGGACGGCGGGGTGTGCTCGCGGCGCTGGACCGCGCGGAGGGGCTCTACCGGTCGGCGGCGGGCGACGGGGCGCACGCGGTCGCTCTGCTGCACCGCGCGGATGAACACTTCGCCCTGCTCGGGATGCCCCTGGAGCGGGGGCGGGCCCTGCTCGCGCTCAGCGTGGCGCAGCGGCGGCGGCGGCACCGCAGCGCCGCCCGGGAGGCACAGCAGCAGGCCGTCGCGGTCTTCACCGAGATCGGCGCCGCCAACTGGGCGGAGCTGGCGCGGGCGACGTTCGACGGGGAGGCGGGGCCCGCCGTCGGCGAGCTGGGCCTCACCGACGCCGAGTCGCGGGTGGTGGAGCTGGTCGGGCGGGGCGCCAGTAACCGGGAGATCGCCGCGGCGCTGTTCCTCAGCGTCAAGACCGTCGAGGCGATGCTGACCAGGATCTACCGGCGGCTCGGCGTGCGGTCGCGGACCCAGCTCGTGACGCTGCTGCGCGGCGCCGGCTGA
- a CDS encoding NAD-dependent epimerase/dehydratase family protein, which yields MPRALILGGTGLVGRAAARRLLASGWQVDVTGRDPARLPADIAAAGGRFLDADRHDPAALRGALGAGADLLVDCICYTGADAKALLPLAADSGSTVMISSKAVYVDADGNHSNTDTPPRFDGPITEAQPTMAPGDGDFNSREGYGANKIAAEQLLLGSGHPVTVLRPSKIHGEGAVRAREWVFVKRVLDGRKHLLLAHRGAGVDHTTAAANLAALIEIVAAKPGARILNSADPDAPSGLDISRAVATHLGHEWEEVLLDDDRLGRHPWDRAYPIVLDMTAAAELGYVPVGDYAATVAEEIDWLVGGGVAGPGFDEEFFAGSFDYAAEDAYLAGRHHG from the coding sequence ATGCCTCGTGCTCTGATCCTCGGCGGTACCGGACTCGTCGGCCGCGCCGCCGCCCGCCGCCTGCTCGCCTCCGGCTGGCAGGTCGACGTCACCGGCCGCGACCCGGCCCGCCTGCCCGCCGACATCGCCGCCGCCGGTGGCCGCTTCCTCGACGCCGACCGCCACGACCCCGCCGCGCTGCGCGGGGCCCTCGGCGCCGGTGCCGACCTGCTCGTCGACTGCATCTGCTACACCGGTGCCGACGCCAAGGCCCTGCTGCCGCTCGCCGCCGACTCCGGCTCGACGGTGATGATCTCCAGCAAGGCCGTCTACGTCGACGCGGACGGCAACCACTCCAACACCGACACGCCGCCGCGCTTCGACGGACCGATCACCGAGGCGCAGCCCACGATGGCGCCGGGTGACGGCGACTTCAACTCCCGCGAGGGCTACGGCGCCAACAAGATAGCTGCCGAGCAGCTCCTGCTCGGCAGCGGCCACCCGGTGACGGTGCTGCGCCCGTCGAAGATCCACGGCGAGGGCGCCGTCCGCGCCCGCGAATGGGTCTTCGTCAAGCGGGTCCTCGACGGGCGCAAACACCTCCTGCTGGCGCACCGCGGCGCGGGTGTCGACCACACCACCGCCGCCGCCAACCTCGCCGCGCTGATCGAGATCGTCGCCGCGAAACCCGGCGCGCGCATCCTCAACAGCGCCGACCCCGACGCGCCCAGCGGGCTCGACATCTCCCGCGCGGTCGCCACGCACCTCGGCCACGAGTGGGAGGAGGTCCTGCTCGACGACGACCGGCTCGGCCGGCATCCATGGGACCGGGCCTACCCGATCGTGCTCGACATGACCGCCGCCGCCGAACTCGGATACGTGCCGGTCGGCGACTACGCCGCCACCGTCGCCGAGGAGATCGACTGGCTCGTGGGCGGCGGTGTCGCCGGCCCCGGCTTCGACGAGGAGTTCTTCGCTGGCTCCTTCGACTACGCGGCCGAGGACGCCTACCTGGCGGGCCGCCACCATGGCTGA